In Pedosphaera parvula Ellin514, the sequence TTGGCGGTTTCGATTTCCTCCTTCCTCGGCCCCGCCTCCATTTCCGCCAAAATGGCAGCGACTTCCTTGCCACGCGCCTGGAGTTCAGCAGCATCCAGTTCCATAATTTCCTGTCCGGGTTTTAAAGCATCTCCTTCCTGAACGAAAATCTTTTCAACTCTCCCTCCATACCGCGAGGCCACGCGCACCTCGTCCACATCAATGGTGCCGGAAACGGCTCGAGAATTGGAATTGCGATTGCAGGAAGTCGCCAGAAGCCCAAGCGCCATTATCAAAACTCGAAAGTAGAGTCTTTTATCCACGTGGAATCAAAGATAACCACTAGGCGAACGGATTCAAGGGCGGAAGGCAAGCCGGACGCATCTCAATGCCACTGCAAGCTGGTGGAAATCACTTGGTTTCACGAATATGCGCAACGCCGAATTGCAACCTCCCCTAATGCTTCATGAATTAAGGCACACAACCGGCATGTCTTAGCCGTAACCATGCAGTTGAACAGGAGCAAACAAAGGAACGGAGAGAAAGGAGCGGCGAATAACCGTTTTTCTCTCCCAATTCGGAGGCGCACTGAATAGTGAGCAGACGGGGGATGGAGCAGAGTTGAATCAAGGCCCTGAAAACACTCCGTTTCCTCTTGTTCACTTCTCAATCGTTCTGCTTGGACGAATGCTCCATGAATAACGTAAACTACCCGCATTGAAATCGAGCAATGCGGGTAGTTTAAAAATGACGGAATTCCGTGTCGAGAGAAATTGTGTGGTGGCAAAAATCCTGGAATGCAACCCGTTTGGATGCGTCCGCCTTGGGGCAGAATTACCTCATGCGAACGCTTCTATCTTCTATTTTATTGCCGGCTCATTGCTGGCGGTTTGCGGTCTGGCTTTATATCGGGAATCGGAATCGACACCCATTACCAGTCTCACCAACCAGGCCACGCCGATCATCACTGTCGTGCCAATCAGCGCATACCATGGCCAGAAGATTTCGGGGATATGGAGAGATAACTTCTTTGGATAAGCCTCCAGCAGCAAGGTCCGGTTCAACCGCGCCAATCCCTTTCCCTCCTGCCCCCGCTCAAGCAACTTGACGGTATCCGGAGACAATTTCACGCTGGCAAACCGTTCGGTGTCATAAATCGATTTACCTTGAATGACTTGATTTAAATCTGTGACCAAAGCTCTCTGCAATGGTTCATTCGTGCCTCCTTTATATGCCGCTAACATCTCTTTGGTGGCAGGTGAGAGCTGCGTCTGAAGGAAGGGCGTAACGCCCTCGTTCCTGGCCGGCTCTCGCAACTCGCTTGCAAAAGCTTCCAGGTTGATGTCACCCGCGGAAAGTGCTGGAGGACGAAAATACTCGTATTTGGGCAACACCTGGATGGCAGTCATAACCAGCAGCGATGCACTCATCCCGACCAGAATCGGCGTGGACCGGCCTTTCTTCCAAAACACCGCCAGCAACAACCCGCCTAAAAGTGCTCCGCTCGTCAATCCGCGCAATGAGAAGGCCGCATTCAAAACAAAATCCACTTCCCGGCTGATATATGCCACCAGAATCAACATGGCCGCCCACGCAATGGTCGAAACCTTGCTGAATGTCAGATAATACGACTCGCTCCGGGATTTTTTCGAAAGTGCTTTTACAAAATCCATCGTCGAAACTGAGGATAGCGACGTCAGCGCGGAACTGACTGAGGACATCGCGGCTGACAGGATGGCAACAATCAAAAATCCTTTCAGCACGTGCGGCACTTCCGTCATCATGAAAATCGGGAATACAAAATCGTTCGCCTTGATGCCTGAGCCCGGGCGCGGCTCCGGCAGCGGAATTTGGAAAGGATGGGATTGGTAAAAAACCCAGAGCATGGCGCCAGTAAGCAGAAAAATCAGGAAGAGCGGAAATATCACGACGGCGCTTAATGCCAGTGCTTTCCTTCCCTCAGCGACGTTCTTGCACGCCAGCACCCGCTGCACGATCAATTGCTCCGCGCCATGAGAAGACATCACCATGACAGTTCCGCCGATAATCCCCATGAAAATATTGATGGGTGCACCCAAGGTGAAAGCTGTATTAAGCCAGTGAAGTTTTCCACCGGCCGAGGCTGCGTGGAATACCTCCCCAAAGCCACCCTTGAAATAACTCGGAATGAAGCAAAGCGCGAAAATGCCGCCAACCAGGAATAGAAAGAACTGCACGGCATCGGTCCAAATGACGGCCTTGACGCCGCCAATATAGGTGTAGAGCAACGACAAAAGCACAAAGAGCAGAATAGCCCCAAGAATCGGATCACCGGTCATGAAACCCAGCACCCTGTCACCCAACATCAACTTGATTGGAATACAGGCAACATATACCCGAACCCCGGCGGCCAGTGTTTCGCTGAGCAGAAAAAAACCACCGGCCATTTGTCTCACAGAAGGGCCGAATGCGTTGGAGAATAATTGATATGGGGAATAAATCTCTCCCTTGAAATAATGCGGCACCATTACAACCGCTAAAATGATTCGGGCAATGACATACCCTACAATCATTTGCAGAAATGCCATATCGGTGCCATAGGCCATCGCCGGCACGCCAATGATGGTCAGCGCACTCGTCTCGGCGGCCACGATCGAAAGCCCAATGCCCCACCAGGGAATGTTCCGGCTACCCAGGAAATAATCGCGCGTATTCTTCTGGTCCCTGCCGAACCAGACGCCGAGCAGAATGATGCCGCCG encodes:
- a CDS encoding sodium:solute symporter family transporter, with the protein product MNGYFNFADWLVIFIYLGGIILLGVWFGRDQKNTRDYFLGSRNIPWWGIGLSIVAAETSALTIIGVPAMAYGTDMAFLQMIVGYVIARIILAVVMVPHYFKGEIYSPYQLFSNAFGPSVRQMAGGFFLLSETLAAGVRVYVACIPIKLMLGDRVLGFMTGDPILGAILLFVLLSLLYTYIGGVKAVIWTDAVQFFLFLVGGIFALCFIPSYFKGGFGEVFHAASAGGKLHWLNTAFTLGAPINIFMGIIGGTVMVMSSHGAEQLIVQRVLACKNVAEGRKALALSAVVIFPLFLIFLLTGAMLWVFYQSHPFQIPLPEPRPGSGIKANDFVFPIFMMTEVPHVLKGFLIVAILSAAMSSVSSALTSLSSVSTMDFVKALSKKSRSESYYLTFSKVSTIAWAAMLILVAYISREVDFVLNAAFSLRGLTSGALLGGLLLAVFWKKGRSTPILVGMSASLLVMTAIQVLPKYEYFRPPALSAGDINLEAFASELREPARNEGVTPFLQTQLSPATKEMLAAYKGGTNEPLQRALVTDLNQVIQGKSIYDTERFASVKLSPDTVKLLERGQEGKGLARLNRTLLLEAYPKKLSLHIPEIFWPWYALIGTTVMIGVAWLVRLVMGVDSDSRYKARPQTASNEPAIK